Proteins from a single region of Thermococcus sp. CX2:
- the folP gene encoding dihydropteroate synthase: MKFAGIDLSEPKIMGVINVSPESFYKGSVRNDEEKLIETAVKMVEDGASFIDIGAKSTAPYLETQIPLEEEVRRAVWAIKTIREHVEVPISIDTTSAKVAEEALKAGADVINDVTGLKGDPKMAEIAREYNAPVIVCAHGEVKNLSDPIHTVMDFLQESLVIAEKHGIEEVAVDPAIGFLRPEWPPWYEWDSKVIANLNMLKIFGKPILVGVSRKSFIGAITGRKDPNERLPGSLSATAIAVFNGANIIRTHDVKETLDAVRMAEFIRRFAP, translated from the coding sequence ATGAAGTTCGCAGGAATAGACCTCTCAGAGCCAAAGATAATGGGCGTCATTAACGTCTCGCCGGAGAGCTTCTACAAGGGAAGCGTCAGGAACGACGAGGAGAAACTGATTGAAACAGCCGTGAAAATGGTCGAGGACGGCGCCTCCTTCATTGACATTGGGGCAAAATCCACTGCCCCGTATCTTGAAACGCAGATTCCTTTGGAGGAGGAGGTAAGGCGGGCAGTCTGGGCAATAAAGACCATCCGCGAGCACGTTGAAGTCCCGATAAGCATAGACACCACCAGCGCCAAGGTGGCAGAAGAAGCCCTGAAGGCGGGAGCGGACGTAATCAACGACGTCACCGGCCTTAAAGGAGACCCCAAGATGGCCGAAATAGCCAGGGAATACAACGCTCCGGTGATAGTCTGCGCCCACGGCGAGGTCAAAAACCTGAGCGACCCCATCCACACTGTCATGGACTTCCTCCAAGAAAGCCTCGTAATAGCGGAAAAGCACGGCATTGAGGAGGTTGCAGTGGATCCAGCCATCGGATTTCTCCGTCCGGAGTGGCCCCCCTGGTACGAATGGGATTCTAAAGTCATAGCCAACCTCAATATGCTCAAGATATTCGGAAAGCCCATTCTGGTGGGCGTATCCAGGAAGTCCTTCATAGGCGCAATAACGGGGAGGAAGGATCCAAACGAGAGACTCCCCGGGAGCCTAAGCGCCACGGCCATAGCAGTTTTCAATGGGGCAAACATCATCAGAACCCACGACGTCAAGGAAACCCTCGACGCTGTGAGGATGGCGGAATTCATAAGGCG